The following are encoded together in the Malaya genurostris strain Urasoe2022 chromosome 3, Malgen_1.1, whole genome shotgun sequence genome:
- the LOC131434862 gene encoding uncharacterized protein LOC131434862 → MAPIYNIEPVRPARSDSESDFEHIPDDESIEIIDDVDDESTNYSMVSNETVPLVNCCEGCKCDDSETNSSEDDSPPDSDKGTEKQSKECSVNESDLNTGNGELKKSLLQKDAENCETIQSKIETASSSESGCVLEEQLSELNDYALEQSQTDNIFDSVSDDNTNVDSEKCLNLPLPSSDNENVSSHFKLQESGLENAASLLESRCVLVEQLSQTNDAIQAFDVSKADKIIENVSNDKTSECFDEICKQFNKKIKFGSDETASEQNEILQSKGDNDQREMQTKQDPTQGNGKQMVQSAERGQIQHPIMKNGDESENRESLSRTEKIEDDQNHSEIIAQSSRSLLNEVDIDQILSYIRGNQEGKFSDEQASIEEASEPCEEKISALRFVGKFQCKDEHIKIKSPSPMRVDQLGFSARIIYENVMIKLHNESCLMSADDNFLAKVQILTPELLEETMNFDQAKKVLSQQLRIVKVLQDDMTTGRFSRQTAFLDAVNQTLKLSTMDERCAMNCVQLAIILNTSKDRVTRHVLCHEITENPLIADDLKQLAFDLNETENRVLVRNRLWAKFGLPHTDLFENLYDCLQQILVSNYTDYKNLLLQKAPKFLHDSIKNLDLHRVPLIRVNDIKLFTDLSGTLNEAVFQKPLSDLAHQWIANIVAINIKKLNQIGSQTNPIYFFLCKSLDDLITVISNRTEHSANELLFSNNSGWHPIKKIKWKSENAFTKCLEREYYFIFKLLKHFELGSSASQKRFEYKVKMFSEEKQESRWKKIIEGTKKLLGIHETLENNFCIADEFYVWYCLLDDVLAHVLPRECRLDSFETIIQSYLEFLCHANHDQLETLRVITHNTARFMVQTVPYVTLEDSSVIDRQILQKQLDLINLKATNKTLSSNSFRDLIDVFNIYWKNREDIISRIPLKILLPEMFSLKDTLLEIVLVALTINGTSDEMVAFFRAYNDLLVDLNDVQFEWYLKKITECSSIKPFVDLSLIKPIENKWTNTDNATYCVTDPAKFSKLVPIILDGIEVPKHYIVLVVSTLLSYIKQQLNKTEWKDGTALTQTDQICTTNELIFAVRNSFLYLLEQPEYVSFELFYDERIKPFASVVNNSESYRDFTNRIYLIKESFWHIRKQNEMDVDKALELFQELNNDTQHELLRKAYQQYETCFQQFMQQSEEDLSKKANNVKRQVLELTSKAPFKSWTESYKQEKLPEILAGLAAVWSILVSKDVSGTGKYLTPHCIQILCILRLLSVDRAEKGVVKHLAEVLTGQGKSLVLGLLAALFALLGHKPKIVCYNQYLVERDQLDFHPFYALFNVNNDITYSTYDQMANDIIAPIINGQRTGLRDLVTNLLLQGKASSCNKLVTDNYNNAVLLIDEVDVFFTKQFYGSVYGPVNRLMLQGVDKIQQRIWSLVSENPLLTSEPIAKNIHEFIKSSDMADQTDFHNFMSRTTPYDLLIYRDGKTVKKSYTNSSLFEEHLREMIKCADDVKRSSMDRWKNYKLSKTGTILSKYRERYVNYNITSYYMVFNYFRLRQSNFSTKVGSDVNYGYLCLDCGSISYAMLPKRYPLILGVSGTITSLNQYEKNSIQNVYSIRELSAMPSFFGCSNLKFNPLSDFQILMSKSEWFNSIFSRANAILGAKRSVLLFFENDTQLHEFHGEYSGQFDRLNVLTEDTDPKQKQQFIDEAGVAKTITLATRGMGRGVDYKSSVSIEKHGGLHVIQTFFSLDIKEEVQIKGRTARKDNQGSYELIVFHDDLEKNDLSRKVLETTYQQFNLARLGLAMKENELILKSIEKSTDDHETTMQYMKTLL, encoded by the exons ATGGCTCCCATCTATAATATTGAACCTGTTCGACCAGCTCGTAGTGATTCTGAAAGTGATTTTGAACATATACCGGATGACGAGTCAATTGAGATTATCGATGATGTTGATGATGAATCTACAAACTACTCGATGGTGTCTAACGAAACAGTTCCTTTGGTGAACTGTTGTGAGGGATGTAAGTGTGACGATTCTGAAACAAATAGTAGTGAAGATGACTCTCCTCCAGACTCCGACAAGGGGACTGAAAAACAGTCTAAAGAATGTAGCGTAAACGAATCAGATTTAAACACCGGCAATGGTGAGCTCAAAAAATCTTTACTGCAAAAGGACGCAGAAAATTGTGAGACGATCCAATCTAAGATCGAAACTGCTAGCTCAAGTGAATCCGGATGTGTTTTGGAAGAACAATTATCTGAACTAAACGACTACGCTCTCGAACAATCTCAAACGGATAACATTTTCGATAGTGTTTCGGATGATAACACAAATGTCGATTCCGAAAAATGCTTGAACCTACCATTACCCTCAAGTGATAATGAAAATGTTTCAAGCCACTTCAAGCTACAGGAaagtggtttagaaaatgctgcTAGTTTGCTTGAATCTAGGTGTGTATTGGTGGAGCAGTTATCACAGACAAACGATGCAATTCAAGCCTTCGATGTATCCAAAGcagataaaattattgaaaatgtttcaaacgataaAACAAGTGAATGCTTCGACGAAATTTGTAAacaattcaacaaaaaaataaaatttggatCCGATGAAACGGCGAGTGAGCAAAATGAAATTCTGCAAAGCAAAGGCGATAACGATCAGCGGGAAATGCAAACTAAGCAGGATCCAACTCAAGGGAATGGTAAACAAATGGTACAATCTGCCGAGAGAGGGCAAATACAACATCCAATTATGAAAAACGGTGACGAATCAGAGAATCGTGAAAGTCTTTCCAGAACTGAGAAGATTGAAGACGATCAAAACCATTCAGAAATTATCGCACAATCATCGAGATCATTATTGAATGAAGTAGACATAGATCAAATATTGTCTTACATACGCGGTAACCAAGAAGGGAAATTTTCGGATGAGCAAGCTTCGATCGAGGAAGCTTCCGAGCCATGTGAAGAGAAAATTTCCGCATTGCGTTTTGTTGGCAAGTTTCAATGCAAAGATGAGCACATCAAAATCAAATCTCCTTCGCCAATGAGAGTCGATCAACTTGGGTTCTCCGCTCGGATTATTTACGAAAATGTGATGATAAAGCTACACAACGAGAGCTGTTTGATGTCTGCAGATGATAATTTTCTGGCAAAGGTTCAAATATTAACTCCAGAGTTGCTTGAGGAAACGATGAATTTCGACCAAGCAAAGAAAGTTTTATCGCAGCAGCTTCGGATTGTGAAGGTTTTGCAGGACGATATGACAACCGGTAGATTTAGTCGCCAAACAGCATTTCTTGATGCAGTCAATCAAACGTTGAAATTATCCACCATGGATGAGCGATGTGCGATGAATTGTGTTCAGCTTGCAATTATTTTGAATACTTCAAAGGATCGCGTTACTCGTCACGTATTGTGTCATGAGATTACCGAAAACCCGTTGATAGCCGACGATTTAAAACAATTGGCATTCGATTTAAATGAAACGGAAAATCGTGTTCTCGTTAGAAATCGGCTATGGGCCAAGTTTGGTCTTCCACATACGGATTTATTTGAAAATCTTTATGACTGTTTACAACAgatattggtttcaaattataccgATTATAAAAACCTATTGTTGCAGAAAGCGCCAAAATTCCTACATGATTCTATTAAAAATTTGGACTTACACCGGGTGCCTCTTATTAGAGTAAATGATATAAAACTGTTTACCGATTTGTCCGGAACTCTGAATGAAGCTGTTTTCCAAAAGCCGTTGAGTGATCTCGCTCACCAGTGGATTGCAAATATCGTAgcaataaacataaaaaaactgAACCAAATTGGCTCTCAAACCAATCCGATCTACTTCTTTTTATGCAAGAGTTTGGATGACTTGATCACAGTGATCAGCAACAGAACCGAACATTCGGCCAACGAATTATTATTCAGCAACAATAGTGGATGGCACCCGATCAAGAAAATTAAATGGAAATCGGAGAATGCTTTCACCAAATGTCTTGAGCGGGAGTACTATTTCATTTTCAAgttattaaaacattttgaattgGGCTCTAGTGCTAGCCAGAAACGATTTGAATACAAAGTGAAGATGTTCAGTGAAGAAAAACAGGAATCAAGatggaaaaaaatcatcgaAGGTACTAAAAAGTTGCTAGGAATCCATGAAACGTTGGAGAATAATTTCTGCATTGCCGATGAGTTCTACGTGTGGTATTGCTTGCTAGATGATGTACTAGCTCATGTACTGCCTCGCGAATGCAGATTAGACAGTTTTGAAACCATAATCCAGAGTTACTTAGAATTTCTATGTCATGCTAATCACGATCAGTTGGAAACATTGCGTGTTATCACTCACAACACAGCACGTTTCATGGTACAGACAGTACCATACGTAACACTGGAAGATAGTTCTGTAATCGACAGACAGATTTTGCAAAAGCAGCTGGATCTGATCAACTTGAAGGCTACCAACAAGACTTTGTCGTCCAACAGCTTCCGCGATCTGATCGATGTATTTAACATCTACTGGAAAAATCGGGAAGATATCATTTCCCGAATCCCCCTCAAAATCCTACTACCAGAAATGTTCTCGTTGAAGGATACTTTGTTGGAGATCGTTTTGGTGGCTCTAACGATAAATGGCACTTCAGATGAGATGGTTGCCTTCTTCCGAGCATACAATGATTTATTAGTGGATTTAAACGATGTTCAGTTTGAATGGTATTTGAAAAAGATAACTGAATGTAGCTCTATCAAACCATTCGTAGACCTGAGCCTAATCAAACCGATCGAGAATAAGTGGACAAACACGGACAATGCAACGTATTGTGTCACCGATCCggcgaaattttccaaattggTGCCGATCATACTCGATGGTATTGAGGTACCAAAGCACTACATTGTTCTGGTCGTATCGACATTACTTTCGTATATCAAACAGCAACTCAACAAAACTGAATGGAAAGATGGTACTGCTTTGACACAAACAGATCAAATATGCACCACTAATGAATTGATCTTTGCCGTGCGTAACTCTTTCCTTTACCTGTTAGAGCAGCCGGAATATGTTTCATTTGAACTCTTTTACGATGAACGAATTAAACCCTTTGCCAGCGTTGTGAACAATAGTGAGTCATACCGAGATTTTACTAATAGGATCTATCTTATCAAGGAGTCATTCTGGCACATCCGCAAACAGAATGAAATGGATGTCGATAAGGCATTGGAACTATTCCAGGAGCTTAACAATGATACGCAACATGAACTGTTACGGAAAGCCTATCAGCAGTATGAAACATGTTTCCAGCAATTCATGCAACAGTCGGAGGAAG ATCTTTCTAAGAAAGCCAACAATGTAAAAAGGCAAGTTTTGGAGCTCACCTCTAAGGCACCATTCAAATCCTGGACTGAAAGCTACAAGCAGGAGAAGCTTCCGGAAATATTAGCTGGACTGGCAGCCGTGTGGTCCATTTTGGTTTCGAAAGATGTTTCCGGCACGGGAAAGTATCTAACACCGCACTGTATACAGATTCTGTGCATTCTGAGACTACTAAGCGTAGACCGTGCCGAAAAAGGAGTGGTAAAACATCTGGCAGAGGTTCTAACCGGGCAGGGAAAATCACTAGTGCTGGGATTGTTGGCCGCATTGTTCGCGCTATTGGGTCACAAGCCCAAAATTGTTTGCTATAATCAATATCTGGTGGAAAGAGATCAGTTAGATTTTCATCCGTTTTATGCACTTTTCAACGTGAACAACGATATCACCTACAGCACCTATGATCAAATGGCAAATGACATCATCGCCCCAATCATCAATGGGCAACGCACGGGATTGCGAGATTTGGTGACGAATTTACTGTTGCAGGGTAAGGCTTCGAGTTGTAACAAACTCGTTACCGATAACTACAATAATGCGGTGCTGCTAATCGATGAAGTAGATGTGTTTTTCACCAAGCAGTTTTACGGTAGTGTTTATGGTCCCGTAAACCGGTTGATGTTACAAGGAGTGGACAAGATTCAACAAAGAATTTGGAGTCTTGTTTCTGAAAATCCGTTACTTACATCCGAACCTATTGCGAAAAATATTCACGAATTCATCAAATCATCTGACATGGCAGATCAAACGGATTTCCATAATTTCATGTCTAGAACTACGCCGTACGATTTACTGATTTATAGAGACGGGAAGACTGTAAAGAAGAGCTACACCAACAGCAGCTTGTTTGAAGAACATCTTCGTGAAATGATCAAATGTGCTGACGATGTCAAGCGTTCTTCAATGGATCGATGGAAGAATTATAAACTCAGCAAAACAGGAACCATTCTCAGTAAATACAGGGAACGATACGTGAACTACAACATCACTAGTTACTACATGGTATTCAATTACTTCCGTTTACGACAGTCCAACTTCTCCACTAAAGTGGGTTCAGATGTTAATTATGGATATCTCTGCCTGGACTGTGGTTCAATTTCCTATGCGATGCTGCCGAAACGCTATCCGTTAATTTTGGGAGTTTCCGGGACGATAACTTCATTAAATCAGTATGAGAAGAATTCCATTCAAAATGTGTACAGTATCCGTGAGTTATCGGCAATGCCATCCTTTTTCGGTTGTTCCAATCTGAAGTTCAATCCCTTGAGTGACTTCCAAATACTGATGAGTAAGTCAGAGTGGTTCAATAGTATATTTAGCAGAGCCAACGCCATCCTAGGAGCCAAACGTTCGGTATTGCTATTTTTTGAAAACGATACTCAATTGCACGAATTTCATGGAGAATACTCCGGCCAATTTGACCGGTTAAATGTTTTAACCGAGGACACAgatccaaaacaaaaacaacagtTTATTGACGAAGCCGGTGTTGCTAAAACCATCACCCTGGCAACTCGTGGCATGGGACGAGGAGTGGATTACAAATCTAGTGTTTCCATTGAAAAGCATGGTGGATTGCACgtcattcaaacgttcttttcgTTAGACATAAAGGAAGAAGTTCAGATCAAAGGACGTACGGCTCGCAAGGATAATCAAGGAAGCTACGAATTGATCGTTTTTCACGatgatttggaaaaaaacgATTTGTCCCGGAAAGTTTTGGAAACCACCTATCAGCAATTCAATTTGGCTCGGTTAGGATTAGCTATGAAAGAGAATGAGCTTATTTTGAAAAGTATTGAAAAAAGCACTGATGATCACGAAACAACTATGCAGTATATGAAAACCCTTTTGTAA